A portion of the Mycobacterium paraseoulense genome contains these proteins:
- a CDS encoding PPE family protein, protein MFDFGALPPEINSGRMYAGPGSGPMMVAAAAWDVLAAELGTAASGYNSIIDELTNGPWVGPASTSMVAAVTPYVSWLTTIAGQAEETAGQARAAAAAFEAAFAMTVPPPVIAANRVLLATLIATNFFGQNTPAIAATEAQYMEMWAQDAGAMYAYAASSMTASQMAPFAAPPQTTTPDGEAQQFAAVSQASTQQAGNTAQTAANTSSQLATPQLLSATTSQTTQQLTTAATAPTTTGTSLQDILPTPNTWWWKLGPGDYTAIIKQTLQAYFGVGIGNFGWSIGQQLTFGPGGGTAGAGGAWFPTPQFAQLGLGNLGNLGHTAGAVTAGAGQAAQVGGLSVPQQWATLASTVSPAEAAEAEGAPIQTVSASNPPGNALLRGMPTGAVGRRAGAAAGYSHKYGFRYSVLTRPPSAG, encoded by the coding sequence GTGTTTGACTTCGGGGCGTTACCGCCGGAGATTAACTCCGGTCGGATGTATGCGGGTCCGGGCTCGGGGCCGATGATGGTCGCGGCGGCCGCCTGGGATGTGCTTGCGGCCGAATTGGGTACGGCGGCAAGCGGTTACAACTCGATCATCGACGAGTTGACCAACGGGCCCTGGGTGGGCCCGGCTTCGACGTCGATGGTGGCGGCCGTCACGCCCTACGTGAGCTGGCTGACGACGATCGCCGGTCAGGCCGAGGAGACCGCCGGTCAGGCGCGTGCGGCCGCGGCCGCCTTCGAGGCCGCGTTCGCGATGACGGTCCCGCCGCCGGTGATCGCGGCCAACAGGGTGTTGCTGGCGACGCTGATCGCGACCAACTTCTTCGGGCAGAACACGCCGGCCATCGCGGCCACCGAGGCCCAGTACATGGAGATGTGGGCGCAGGACGCCGGGGCGATGTATGCCTACGCGGCGTCGTCGATGACCGCGTCGCAGATGGCGCCGTTCGCGGCGCCGCCGCAGACCACCACGCCGGACGGCGAGGCCCAACAGTTCGCCGCCGTCTCGCAGGCCAGCACGCAGCAGGCCGGCAATACCGCGCAGACCGCCGCCAACACGTCGTCGCAGCTCGCGACGCCGCAGCTGTTGTCGGCCACCACGTCGCAAACGACGCAGCAACTCACGACCGCGGCCACGGCACCGACCACGACCGGTACCTCGCTGCAGGACATTTTGCCTACCCCGAATACCTGGTGGTGGAAGCTTGGTCCCGGTGATTACACCGCGATCATCAAGCAGACGCTGCAGGCGTACTTCGGGGTGGGGATCGGTAACTTCGGCTGGTCGATAGGCCAGCAGTTGACCTTCGGTCCCGGTGGTGGGACCGCGGGTGCCGGCGGTGCCTGGTTCCCGACCCCGCAGTTCGCCCAGTTGGGCCTGGGCAACCTTGGCAACCTGGGCCACACCGCCGGTGCGGTGACCGCTGGTGCCGGACAGGCCGCTCAGGTTGGGGGGTTGTCGGTGCCCCAGCAATGGGCCACGCTGGCCTCCACGGTGAGTCCGGCCGAGGCCGCCGAGGCGGAGGGCGCCCCGATCCAGACCGTGTCGGCCAGCAACCCACCGGGCAACGCCCTGCTGCGCGGCATGCCGACCGGGGCGGTGGGCCGTCGGGCCGGCGCCGCCGCCGGCTATTCGCACAAATACGGCTTCCGCTACAGCGTCCTGACCCGCCCACCATCGGCCGGATAG
- a CDS encoding PE family protein, with amino-acid sequence MSFVTTQPEALSAAAGSLQSIGSALNAQNAAAAAPTTGVVPAAADEVSALTAAQFAAHAQMYQAVSAQAAAIHEMFVNTLSMSSGSYAVTEAANAAATG; translated from the coding sequence ATGTCTTTTGTGACGACGCAGCCGGAGGCGCTGTCCGCGGCGGCGGGCAGCCTGCAGAGCATCGGCTCGGCGCTCAACGCTCAGAACGCAGCCGCTGCGGCCCCCACCACGGGTGTGGTCCCGGCCGCGGCCGACGAAGTGTCAGCGCTGACAGCGGCGCAGTTCGCCGCGCATGCCCAGATGTACCAAGCCGTCAGCGCTCAGGCGGCGGCGATCCACGAAATGTTCGTAAACACCCTCAGCATGAGCTCGGGGTCGTATGCCGTGACTGAGGCGGCCAACGCGGCCGCGACGGGTTAA
- a CDS encoding PPE family protein: protein MMLDFGALPPEVNSARIYAGPGSGSLMTAASAWNALAAELNSAALSYDKIITALSSEEWMGPASAAMAAAVQPYVTWMTTTAAQAEQAATQAQAAAAAYEAALAATVPPPLVAANRAQTMQLIQTNVLGQNTPAITQLEAQYGEMWAQDAGAMYSYAGQSATATKVTPFSASPQIASPSSQATQGAAVTNATTNSTASNTASALSKVVTTTPNTLQTAATPAASGPPPATYSELWYLLTGQTAFPTSLGAAVNGYSPFASLFYNTEGLPYFSVGMGNFGVQMAKTLGVIGGAAPAAAKALPGLGGLGGLLGGGAGAVHPAAAIGGAASIGGKLSVPVAWTGAPGLPAMTHSAIPVSAISAAPEGAGGPGNLLGGMPLAGVGSGTHAGAGPRYGFRPTVMARPPFAG, encoded by the coding sequence ATGATGTTGGATTTCGGGGCGTTACCGCCGGAGGTCAACTCGGCGAGGATTTATGCCGGTCCGGGGTCGGGGTCGTTGATGACCGCGGCGTCGGCGTGGAATGCGCTGGCGGCGGAGCTGAACTCGGCGGCGCTGAGCTACGACAAGATCATCACGGCGCTCAGCAGCGAGGAGTGGATGGGCCCGGCGTCGGCGGCGATGGCCGCCGCGGTGCAGCCGTACGTGACCTGGATGACGACGACGGCCGCCCAGGCCGAGCAGGCGGCCACCCAGGCGCAGGCGGCCGCGGCCGCTTATGAGGCGGCGCTGGCCGCCACGGTGCCGCCGCCGCTGGTCGCGGCCAACCGAGCGCAAACCATGCAGCTGATCCAGACCAACGTGCTGGGCCAAAACACCCCGGCCATCACGCAGCTAGAAGCGCAGTACGGCGAGATGTGGGCCCAGGACGCCGGCGCGATGTACAGCTATGCGGGCCAGTCGGCGACGGCGACCAAGGTGACACCGTTCAGCGCGTCACCCCAGATCGCCAGCCCGTCGTCTCAGGCCACCCAGGGCGCGGCCGTCACCAACGCGACGACCAACAGCACGGCCAGCAACACCGCGTCCGCGCTGTCCAAGGTGGTCACCACGACGCCCAACACGCTGCAGACCGCGGCGACGCCGGCCGCGTCGGGGCCGCCCCCGGCAACGTACAGCGAACTGTGGTATCTGCTGACCGGGCAGACCGCGTTCCCGACCAGCCTGGGGGCCGCCGTCAACGGCTACAGCCCGTTCGCCAGCTTGTTCTACAACACCGAGGGTCTGCCGTACTTCAGTGTCGGTATGGGCAACTTCGGTGTGCAGATGGCCAAGACCCTGGGCGTGATCGGCGGCGCGGCCCCGGCGGCGGCCAAGGCCCTGCCCGGCCTGGGCGGGCTGGGTGGCCTGCTCGGCGGTGGTGCCGGCGCGGTGCACCCGGCGGCGGCCATCGGCGGTGCGGCCTCCATCGGCGGCAAGCTGTCGGTGCCGGTGGCCTGGACCGGCGCCCCGGGGCTTCCGGCCATGACCCACTCGGCCATCCCGGTCAGCGCCATCAGCGCCGCACCCGAGGGGGCCGGGGGACCGGGCAACCTGCTCGGCGGCATGCCCCTGGCCGGGGTGGGCAGCGGCACCCACGCCGGTGCCGGACCCCGATACGGGTTCCGCCCCACCGTCATGGCCCGCCCCCCCTTCGCCGGATAG
- a CDS encoding PPE family protein — MFDFGALPPEINSGRMYAGPGSGPMMVAAAAWDVLAAELGTAASGYNSIIDELTNGPWVGPASTSMIAAVTPYVSWLTTIAGQAEKTAGQARAAAAAFEAAFAMTVPPPVIAANRVLLATLIATNFFGQNTPAIAATEAQYMEMWAQDAGAMYAYAASSMTASQMAPFAAPPQTTTPDGEAQQFAAVSQASTQQAGNTAQTAANTSSQLATPQLLSATTSQTTQQLTTAATAPTTTGTSLQDILPTPNTWWWKLGPGDYTAIIKQTLQAYFGVGIGNFGWSIGQQLTFGPGGGTAGAGGAWFPTPQFAQLGLGNLGNLGHTAGAVTAGAGQAAQVGGLSVPQQWATLASTVSPAEAAEAEGAPIQTVSASNPPGNALLRGMPTGAVGRRAGAAAGYSHKYGFRYSVLTRPPSAG, encoded by the coding sequence GTGTTTGACTTCGGGGCGTTACCGCCGGAGATTAACTCCGGTCGGATGTATGCGGGTCCGGGCTCGGGGCCGATGATGGTCGCGGCGGCCGCCTGGGATGTGCTTGCGGCCGAATTGGGTACGGCGGCAAGCGGTTACAACTCGATCATCGACGAGTTGACCAACGGGCCCTGGGTGGGCCCGGCTTCGACGTCGATGATCGCGGCCGTCACGCCCTACGTGAGCTGGCTGACGACGATCGCCGGTCAGGCCGAGAAGACCGCCGGTCAAGCGCGTGCGGCCGCGGCCGCCTTCGAGGCCGCGTTCGCGATGACGGTCCCGCCGCCGGTGATCGCGGCCAACAGGGTGTTGCTGGCGACGCTGATCGCGACCAACTTCTTCGGGCAGAACACGCCGGCCATCGCGGCCACCGAGGCCCAGTACATGGAGATGTGGGCGCAGGACGCCGGGGCGATGTATGCCTACGCGGCGTCGTCGATGACCGCGTCGCAGATGGCGCCGTTCGCGGCGCCGCCGCAGACCACCACGCCGGACGGCGAGGCCCAACAGTTCGCCGCCGTCTCGCAGGCCAGCACGCAGCAGGCCGGCAATACCGCGCAGACCGCCGCCAACACGTCGTCGCAGCTCGCGACGCCGCAGCTGTTGTCGGCCACCACGTCGCAAACGACGCAGCAACTCACGACCGCGGCCACGGCACCGACCACGACCGGCACCTCGCTGCAGGACATTTTGCCTACCCCGAATACCTGGTGGTGGAAGCTTGGTCCCGGTGATTACACCGCGATCATCAAGCAGACGCTGCAGGCGTACTTCGGGGTGGGGATCGGAAACTTCGGCTGGTCGATAGGCCAGCAGTTGACCTTCGGTCCCGGTGGTGGGACCGCGGGTGCCGGCGGTGCCTGGTTCCCGACCCCGCAGTTCGCCCAGTTGGGCCTGGGCAACCTTGGCAACCTGGGCCACACCGCCGGTGCGGTGACCGCTGGTGCCGGACAGGCCGCTCAGGTTGGGGGGTTGTCGGTGCCCCAGCAATGGGCCACGCTGGCCTCCACGGTGAGTCCGGCCGAGGCCGCCGAGGCGGAGGGCGCCCCGATCCAGACCGTGTCGGCCAGCAACCCACCGGGCAACGCCCTGCTGCGCGGCATGCCGACCGGGGCGGTGGGCCGTCGGGCCGGCGCCGCCGCCGGCTATTCGCACAAATACGGCTTCCGCTACAGCGTCCTGACCCGCCCACCATCGGCCGGATAG
- a CDS encoding PPE family protein has translation MLDFGAIPPEVNSARIYAGPGSGSLMTAASAWNALAAELNSAALSYDKIITALSSEEWMGPASAAMAAAVQPYVTWMTTTAAQAEQAATQAQAAAAAYEAALAATVPPPLVAANRAQTMQLIQTNVLGQNTPAITQLEAQYGEMWAQDAGAMYSYAGQSATATKVTPFSASPQIASPSSQATQGAAVTNATTNSTASNTASALSKVVTTTPNTLQTAATPAASGPPPATYSELWYLLTGQTAFPTSLGAAVNGYSPFASLFYSTEGLPYFSVGMGNFGVQMAKTLGVIGGAAPAAAKALPGLGGLGGLLGGGAGAVHPAAAIGGAASIGGKLSVPVAWTGAPGLPAMTHSAIPVSAISAAPEGAGGPGNLLGGMPLAGVGSGTHAGAGPRYGFRPTVMARPPFAG, from the coding sequence GTGTTGGATTTTGGGGCGATTCCGCCGGAGGTCAATTCGGCGAGGATTTATGCCGGTCCGGGGTCGGGGTCGTTGATGACCGCGGCGTCGGCGTGGAATGCGCTGGCGGCGGAGCTGAACTCGGCGGCGCTGAGCTACGACAAGATCATCACGGCGCTCAGCAGCGAGGAGTGGATGGGCCCGGCGTCGGCGGCGATGGCCGCCGCGGTGCAGCCGTACGTGACCTGGATGACGACGACGGCCGCCCAGGCCGAGCAGGCGGCCACCCAGGCGCAGGCGGCCGCGGCCGCTTATGAGGCGGCGCTGGCCGCCACGGTGCCGCCGCCGCTGGTCGCGGCCAACCGAGCGCAAACCATGCAGCTGATCCAGACCAACGTGCTGGGCCAAAACACCCCGGCCATCACGCAGCTAGAAGCGCAGTACGGCGAGATGTGGGCCCAGGACGCCGGCGCGATGTACAGCTATGCGGGCCAGTCGGCGACGGCGACCAAGGTGACACCGTTCAGCGCGTCACCCCAGATCGCCAGCCCGTCGTCTCAGGCCACCCAGGGCGCGGCCGTCACCAACGCGACGACCAACAGCACGGCCAGCAACACCGCGTCCGCGCTGTCCAAGGTGGTCACCACGACGCCCAACACGCTGCAGACCGCGGCGACGCCGGCCGCGTCGGGGCCGCCCCCGGCAACGTACAGCGAACTGTGGTATCTGCTGACCGGGCAGACCGCGTTCCCGACCAGCCTGGGGGCCGCCGTCAACGGCTACAGCCCGTTCGCCAGCTTGTTCTACAGCACCGAGGGTCTGCCGTACTTCAGTGTCGGTATGGGCAACTTCGGTGTGCAGATGGCCAAGACCCTGGGCGTGATCGGCGGCGCGGCCCCGGCGGCGGCCAAGGCCCTGCCCGGCCTGGGCGGGCTGGGTGGCCTGCTCGGCGGTGGTGCCGGCGCGGTGCACCCGGCGGCGGCCATCGGCGGTGCGGCCTCCATCGGCGGCAAGCTGTCGGTGCCGGTGGCCTGGACCGGCGCCCCGGGGCTTCCGGCCATGACCCACTCGGCCATCCCGGTCAGCGCCATCAGCGCCGCACCCGAGGGGGCCGGGGGACCGGGCAACCTGCTCGGCGGCATGCCCCTGGCCGGGGTGGGCAGCGGCACCCACGCCGGTGCCGGACCCCGATACGGGTTCCGCCCCACCGTCATGGCCCGCCCCCCCTTCGCCGGATAG
- a CDS encoding PE family protein, translating into MSFVTTQPEALAAAAGNLQAIGSTLSAQNAAAAAPTTGVVPAAADEVSALTAAQFAAHAQMYQAVSAQAAAIHEAFVNTLSMSSGSYAATEAANAAAAG; encoded by the coding sequence ATGTCTTTCGTGACCACACAGCCGGAGGCGTTGGCTGCGGCGGCCGGAAACCTGCAGGCCATTGGCTCAACGCTGAGCGCTCAGAACGCGGCTGCCGCCGCCCCCACGACCGGGGTGGTTCCGGCTGCGGCCGACGAGGTGTCGGCGCTGACGGCGGCGCAGTTCGCGGCGCACGCGCAGATGTACCAGGCGGTCAGCGCTCAGGCCGCCGCCATTCACGAGGCGTTCGTGAACACTCTGTCGATGAGCTCGGGCTCCTACGCTGCGACCGAGGCAGCCAACGCAGCTGCTGCGGGCTGA
- a CDS encoding WXG100 family type VII secretion target, with amino-acid sequence MATRFMTDPHEMRAMAGRFEVHAQTVEDEARKMWASSMNIAGSGWSGQAQATSYDTMGQVNQAFRNIVNMLHGVRDGLIRDANNYEQQEQASQQILGS; translated from the coding sequence ATGGCAACACGTTTTATGACTGACCCGCACGAGATGCGGGCGATGGCGGGTCGCTTCGAGGTGCACGCCCAGACGGTTGAGGACGAGGCCCGCAAGATGTGGGCGTCGTCGATGAACATCGCCGGCTCGGGCTGGAGCGGTCAGGCGCAGGCGACCTCGTACGACACCATGGGTCAGGTCAACCAGGCCTTCCGCAACATCGTCAACATGCTCCACGGGGTGCGCGACGGGCTGATCCGCGACGCCAACAACTACGAGCAGCAAGAGCAGGCCTCGCAGCAAATCCTCGGCAGCTAG
- a CDS encoding WXG100 family type VII secretion target, which produces MTINYQFGDVDAHGALIRAQAASLEAEHQAIVRDVLAAGDFWGGAGSVACQEFITQLGRNFQVIYEQANAHGQKVQSAGSNMASTDSAVGSSWA; this is translated from the coding sequence ATGACAATCAATTACCAGTTCGGCGATGTCGACGCCCACGGTGCCTTGATCCGCGCCCAGGCCGCGTCTTTGGAGGCTGAGCACCAGGCCATCGTTCGCGATGTGCTTGCTGCGGGTGACTTCTGGGGCGGCGCCGGTTCGGTGGCCTGCCAGGAGTTCATCACCCAGTTGGGTCGCAACTTCCAGGTGATCTACGAGCAGGCCAACGCCCACGGGCAGAAGGTGCAAAGTGCCGGCAGCAACATGGCCAGCACCGACAGCGCCGTTGGGTCCAGCTGGGCCTAA
- a CDS encoding ESX secretion-associated protein EspG — translation MDQQTARTDITVNVDGFWMLQALLDIRHVAPELRCRPFVSTDSSDWLNEHPGMAVMREQGIVENDQVNEHVAARMRVLAAPDLEVIALLSRGKLLYGVVDDENQPPGSRDIPDNEFRVVLARRGQHWVSAVRVGSDITVDDVAIADSASIASLVLDALESIHHAEPAAINAVNVPLEEMLEATKSWQESGFNVFSGGDLRRMGISAATVAALGQALSDPAAEVAVYARQYRDDAKGPSASVLSLKDGSGGRIALYQQARTAGSGEAWLAICPATPQLVQVGVKTVLDTLPYGEWKTHSRV, via the coding sequence ATGGACCAACAGACCGCCCGCACCGACATCACCGTTAACGTCGACGGTTTCTGGATGCTCCAGGCTCTTCTGGACATCCGGCACGTCGCGCCGGAGTTGCGCTGCCGGCCATTTGTTTCTACCGACTCGAGCGACTGGCTCAACGAGCATCCCGGCATGGCGGTGATGCGCGAGCAGGGCATCGTCGAAAACGACCAGGTGAATGAACATGTGGCCGCTCGGATGAGGGTGCTCGCCGCGCCGGACCTCGAGGTCATCGCCCTGCTGTCGCGGGGCAAGCTGCTCTACGGCGTGGTCGACGACGAAAATCAACCACCCGGTTCGCGCGACATACCCGACAACGAGTTCCGCGTGGTGCTCGCGCGTCGTGGTCAGCACTGGGTGTCGGCGGTGCGGGTCGGCAGCGACATCACCGTCGATGACGTCGCCATCGCCGACAGCGCATCGATCGCGTCCCTGGTCTTGGACGCGCTGGAGTCGATACACCACGCCGAACCCGCGGCGATCAATGCGGTGAACGTGCCGCTGGAGGAGATGCTGGAAGCGACGAAGTCGTGGCAGGAGTCGGGCTTCAACGTGTTTTCCGGCGGTGACCTGCGGCGCATGGGCATCAGCGCCGCCACCGTGGCCGCGCTGGGACAGGCCCTCTCGGATCCGGCTGCCGAGGTCGCGGTGTACGCGCGTCAATACCGGGACGACGCGAAGGGGCCCAGCGCCTCGGTGCTGTCGCTCAAAGACGGTTCCGGTGGTCGCATCGCCCTCTACCAGCAGGCGCGGACGGCCGGGTCGGGCGAGGCCTGGCTGGCCATCTGCCCGGCGACCCCCCAGTTGGTGCAGGTGGGCGTCAAGACCGTGCTGGACACGCTTCCCTACGGCGAGTGGAAAACCCACAGCAGGGTCTGA
- the eccD gene encoding type VII secretion integral membrane protein EccD, translated as MTAVVEALQPDVEGISQPRAVVVGVMAGAGVQIGVLLDANAPVSVMTEPLLKVVNSRLRELGETPLEATGRGRWALCLVDGSPLRATQSLTDQEVYDGDRLWIRFIQDTEHRSQVIEHISTAVAADLSKRFAAIDPAVAVQVGASMVAAGVTAASGLLLWYRWHHNSWMPTAYSAVIAAVVLGVALMLLMRARTDQDRRIADIMLLSGLAPLTVAAAAAPPGGVGSPHAVLGFGVLTIAAMLAVRFTGRRLGLYTALITVSVVTALAALARMVAMTSAVTLLTSVVLLCVLVYHTAPALSRRLAGIRLPVFPSATSRWVFEARPDLPTTVVRSDGGPPVLEGPASVRDVLVQAERARSFLTGLLIGLGVLMVVSLTALSDPHTGQRWLPLLLAGFSAGFLMLRGRSYVDRWQAITLAVTAVLIVGAVVARYALVLQSPLAVSICAAILVLLPAAGLTSAAVVPNTIYSPLFRKFVEWIEYLCLMPIFPLALWLMNVYAAIRYR; from the coding sequence ATGACTGCGGTTGTTGAAGCGCTACAGCCTGACGTTGAGGGGATTTCGCAGCCTCGGGCGGTCGTGGTCGGCGTCATGGCCGGGGCGGGCGTACAGATCGGCGTCCTGCTGGACGCCAACGCCCCCGTCTCGGTGATGACCGAGCCGCTGCTGAAGGTGGTGAACAGCCGCCTCAGGGAACTCGGCGAGACCCCGCTGGAGGCCACGGGCCGCGGCAGGTGGGCGCTCTGCCTCGTCGACGGCAGCCCCTTGCGGGCCACCCAGTCCCTGACCGACCAGGAGGTCTACGACGGCGACCGGCTGTGGATCCGGTTCATCCAGGACACCGAGCATCGCTCACAGGTCATCGAGCACATCTCCACCGCCGTCGCGGCGGACCTGAGCAAGCGGTTCGCCGCGATCGACCCCGCCGTCGCGGTGCAGGTCGGCGCGTCGATGGTGGCCGCGGGCGTCACCGCCGCCTCAGGCTTGCTGCTCTGGTACCGGTGGCACCACAACTCCTGGATGCCGACGGCGTACTCCGCGGTGATCGCCGCGGTGGTGCTGGGCGTTGCGCTGATGCTGCTGATGCGGGCGCGCACCGACCAGGATCGCCGCATCGCCGACATCATGCTGCTGAGCGGCCTGGCGCCCCTCACGGTCGCCGCCGCGGCGGCTCCGCCCGGGGGCGTCGGTTCCCCGCATGCGGTGTTGGGCTTCGGCGTGCTCACCATCGCCGCGATGCTCGCCGTGCGTTTCACCGGCCGCCGGTTGGGGCTCTACACCGCGCTCATCACCGTCAGCGTGGTCACCGCGCTTGCGGCGTTGGCGCGCATGGTCGCGATGACCAGCGCCGTGACGCTGTTGACCAGCGTCGTCCTCCTGTGCGTGCTCGTCTATCACACCGCTCCGGCGCTCTCGCGCCGGTTGGCCGGCATCCGTCTGCCGGTGTTCCCCTCGGCGACCAGCCGGTGGGTGTTCGAGGCCCGGCCCGACCTGCCCACCACCGTGGTTCGCTCCGACGGTGGACCCCCGGTCCTCGAGGGGCCCGCGTCCGTGCGCGACGTCCTGGTGCAGGCCGAGCGCGCCCGCTCCTTCTTGACGGGCCTGCTGATCGGGCTGGGCGTGCTGATGGTCGTCTCGTTGACGGCGTTGTCGGACCCCCACACCGGCCAGCGCTGGCTGCCGCTGCTGCTGGCCGGCTTCAGCGCCGGGTTCCTGATGTTGCGCGGACGCTCCTACGTCGACCGCTGGCAGGCGATCACCCTGGCCGTCACCGCCGTGCTCATCGTCGGTGCGGTGGTGGCGCGGTACGCACTCGTGTTGCAGTCGCCCCTGGCGGTGTCCATCTGCGCGGCGATCCTGGTTCTGCTGCCGGCGGCCGGCCTGACGTCCGCGGCCGTGGTGCCCAACACGATCTACAGCCCGCTGTTCCGCAAGTTCGTGGAATGGATCGAATACCTCTGCCTGATGCCGATCTTCCCGCTGGCATTGTGGTTGATGAATGTCTATGCAGCTATCCGCTACCGGTAG
- a CDS encoding type VII secretion-associated serine protease mycosin, translated as MQLSATGSSKVWRGRASAAALAAVLLASGALAGLPPAYAISPPTIDPGAVPPDGPPGPPAPMKQNSYCTEVGVLPGTDFRLQPKYMDMLNLQEAWQFGRGAGVKVAVIDTGVSPHPRFPHLIPGGDYVMGGDGLSDCDAHGTIVASMIGAAPANGAGLPPAAPRRPVTIPTTEPPPKAPPPQTVTLSPLPQTVTMVPPTEEPPPGPFGLPPAAPPPPPQPAGPPPGPPQGGAQPAQPGGQAPAGNRAGGTVTIPSYAGGGHVVRVDNPRPLDPPPPPPPPPPAPAAGPDAFSGIAPDVDIIAIRQSSQAFGLKDAYTGDEDPQTRAKIDDVQTMARAIVHAADMGAQVINISDVTCMSARNIIDQRALGAAVRYAAVDKNAVIVAAAGDTNKKDCKQNPPHDPLQPNDPRNWSSVTTVVTPSWFSDYVLTVGAVDEDGRPLTQGNQGQASTSVAGPWVGIAAPGTDVVGLSPRDDGVINAIDGPDNTLLVPSGTSFSAAIVSGVAALVRAKFPQLSAYQVINRLTRTARAPARGVDNQIGHGIVDPVAALTWDVPEGPLKPPQQLSAPLNIPKPAPPRDMVPVWVAAGGLLGALLIGGGVFGTAMLMKRSRKQQ; from the coding sequence ATGCAGCTATCCGCTACCGGTAGTAGCAAGGTGTGGCGAGGGCGCGCATCCGCTGCGGCCCTCGCCGCAGTCTTGCTCGCCTCAGGAGCATTGGCCGGCTTGCCGCCCGCCTATGCGATTTCGCCGCCGACGATCGACCCGGGCGCGGTCCCGCCCGACGGTCCGCCCGGGCCGCCGGCGCCGATGAAACAGAACTCGTACTGCACCGAGGTCGGGGTGCTGCCGGGCACGGACTTCCGGTTGCAGCCCAAGTACATGGACATGCTGAACCTGCAGGAGGCATGGCAGTTCGGCCGTGGTGCCGGCGTGAAGGTGGCCGTCATCGACACCGGCGTGAGCCCGCACCCGCGGTTTCCCCACCTGATCCCCGGCGGTGACTATGTCATGGGCGGTGACGGGCTGTCGGACTGTGACGCGCACGGCACCATCGTCGCGTCGATGATCGGCGCCGCCCCGGCCAACGGCGCGGGGCTGCCACCGGCCGCGCCCCGACGGCCGGTCACCATTCCCACCACCGAACCGCCACCGAAAGCGCCGCCACCCCAGACGGTGACGCTGTCGCCCCTGCCACAGACCGTGACGATGGTTCCGCCGACCGAGGAGCCGCCGCCGGGACCCTTCGGGCTGCCGCCAGCGGCCCCACCGCCGCCGCCGCAACCGGCGGGTCCGCCGCCGGGACCACCGCAGGGCGGGGCTCAACCGGCGCAGCCCGGCGGGCAGGCTCCGGCGGGCAACCGCGCGGGCGGCACGGTGACGATCCCAAGCTATGCCGGCGGCGGCCACGTGGTCCGGGTTGACAACCCGCGCCCACTCGACCCACCGCCGCCCCCGCCCCCTCCGCCGCCGGCTCCTGCGGCCGGTCCCGACGCGTTCAGCGGCATCGCGCCGGACGTCGACATCATCGCGATCCGCCAGTCGAGCCAGGCGTTCGGCCTCAAGGACGCCTACACCGGCGACGAGGACCCGCAGACCCGGGCGAAGATCGACGACGTTCAGACGATGGCGCGGGCGATCGTCCACGCCGCCGACATGGGCGCGCAGGTGATCAACATCTCGGATGTGACCTGCATGAGCGCACGCAACATCATCGACCAGCGCGCGCTGGGCGCCGCGGTGCGCTACGCGGCCGTCGACAAGAACGCCGTCATCGTGGCCGCGGCGGGGGACACGAACAAGAAGGACTGCAAGCAGAACCCGCCGCATGATCCGTTGCAGCCCAACGACCCTCGCAACTGGAGCTCGGTCACCACCGTCGTGACGCCGTCCTGGTTCAGCGACTACGTGCTGACGGTGGGGGCGGTCGACGAAGACGGCCGGCCGTTGACCCAGGGCAACCAGGGCCAGGCCTCGACGAGCGTGGCCGGTCCATGGGTGGGCATCGCCGCACCGGGCACCGACGTGGTCGGGCTATCGCCGCGGGACGACGGCGTCATCAACGCGATCGACGGGCCGGACAACACGCTGCTGGTTCCGTCGGGCACCAGCTTCTCGGCCGCGATCGTGTCCGGCGTCGCCGCGCTCGTTCGCGCCAAGTTCCCCCAGCTGTCGGCATACCAGGTCATCAACCGGTTGACCCGCACCGCGCGCGCACCCGCGCGCGGCGTGGACAACCAGATCGGCCACGGCATCGTCGACCCGGTGGCGGCGCTGACGTGGGACGTGCCCGAGGGGCCGTTGAAGCCGCCACAGCAGCTTTCGGCGCCACTCAACATTCCGAAGCCGGCCCCGCCCCGGGATATGGTGCCGGTGTGGGTGGCCGCCGGGGGCTTGCTCGGGGCGCTATTGATCGGTGGGGGCGTGTTTGGTACGGCGATGCTGATGAAGCGATCGCGGAAGCAGCAATGA